From the genome of Fimbriimonadaceae bacterium, one region includes:
- the pyrR gene encoding bifunctional pyr operon transcriptional regulator/uracil phosphoribosyltransferase PyrR: protein MSNVLLDAADMRRTLGRMAHEILEANQGGEELVVIGVLRRGWPLAKRLAFAMSQIEGVQVPCGKLSIGPYRDDRPQSETDESDIPFEVTGKRVVIVDEVIYTGRSTRAALEALFHFGRPSKVELAVLIDRGHRELPIQPNYCGRIVTTEKGETVVVKFNEYDGEDAVVLEPSPQGVTG, encoded by the coding sequence ATGAGCAACGTTCTCCTCGACGCAGCCGATATGCGGCGAACGCTTGGGCGTATGGCTCACGAGATACTGGAAGCCAACCAGGGCGGTGAGGAGCTAGTCGTCATCGGAGTCCTTCGTCGTGGTTGGCCCCTGGCAAAACGCCTCGCATTCGCGATGAGCCAGATTGAAGGGGTCCAGGTCCCGTGTGGGAAGCTGAGTATCGGCCCATACCGTGATGATCGCCCGCAGTCGGAAACTGACGAATCGGACATCCCATTCGAGGTCACCGGAAAGCGCGTCGTCATCGTCGATGAGGTCATCTATACGGGCCGGTCCACTCGGGCCGCTCTTGAAGCGCTTTTCCACTTCGGCAGGCCTTCAAAGGTTGAATTAGCCGTCCTGATCGACAGAGGACACCGTGAACTCCCGATCCAGCCCAATTATTGCGGCAGAATCGTGACCACGGAAAAAGGGGAAACCGTGGTTGTCAAGTTCAATGAATACGACGGTGAAGATGCGGTGGTGCTGGAACCCTCGCCGCAAGGAGTGACGGGGTGA
- a CDS encoding AAA family ATPase, with protein MHESYWGLQEPPFSLTPDPRFLFMSRGHEDALMMLHYAITRNKGAAMLSGDIGLGKTTISRKLLEVLDPVKHRLVLIVNPILTPTQILQEILSQLDVEILSRNRQVLVQQLHDTLIQNYDRGQQVVLLIDEAHLIRSTSTLEELRLLLNCQMNDQFLINLILLGQVELRPKIAKVPALEQRMAVRYTLQPLDVHDVGNLVNHRLQVAGYSQEQSPFSPDAIFEIHKYTKGVPRLICQVADTALLMGMAQRVKMIDGFLMHSVIAEFSGEERAA; from the coding sequence ATGCATGAGTCTTATTGGGGTTTACAGGAACCGCCCTTCAGCCTGACACCAGACCCGCGCTTTCTCTTCATGAGCCGAGGCCATGAAGATGCGCTGATGATGTTGCACTACGCCATCACGCGCAATAAAGGTGCGGCGATGCTTAGTGGAGATATCGGATTAGGCAAGACCACCATCAGCCGCAAGCTGTTGGAGGTTCTCGACCCGGTCAAGCACCGCCTGGTGCTGATCGTGAATCCGATCTTGACACCGACGCAGATTTTACAAGAGATATTGAGCCAGCTCGATGTTGAGATATTGAGCCGAAACCGTCAGGTTTTGGTTCAGCAGCTCCACGACACGCTCATTCAGAACTATGATCGAGGACAGCAGGTCGTGCTCCTGATCGACGAAGCACACCTCATTCGCTCCACCAGCACGCTGGAAGAGCTGAGGCTGTTGCTGAATTGTCAGATGAACGATCAGTTCTTGATCAATCTGATCCTTTTGGGCCAGGTTGAACTCCGACCCAAGATAGCGAAGGTTCCTGCATTGGAGCAGCGTATGGCGGTGCGCTATACCCTGCAGCCCCTCGACGTCCACGACGTTGGAAATCTTGTGAATCACCGACTTCAAGTCGCTGGATACTCGCAAGAGCAGAGCCCATTCAGCCCCGATGCGATCTTTGAGATTCATAAGTACACCAAGGGTGTGCCGCGGTTGATCTGTCAGGTCGCCGATACAGCTCTTCTTATGGGCATGGCTCAGCGAGTGAAGATGA